The proteins below are encoded in one region of Maribacter aestuarii:
- the purE gene encoding 5-(carboxyamino)imidazole ribonucleotide mutase: MSKVAVVMGSTSDLPVMQEAIDILKGFDIPVDVDIVSAHRTPEKLFDFSKNAHTKGYSVIIAGAGGAAHLPGMVAAMSPLPVIGVPVKSSNSIDGWDSILSILQMPGGVPVATVALNGAKNAGILAAQIIGSSDKCVLDKIIFYKEGLKQKVMEGAKAINNKKQ; encoded by the coding sequence GAGCAAAGTAGCCGTAGTTATGGGAAGCACCAGTGACCTTCCTGTTATGCAAGAAGCAATAGATATTTTAAAAGGATTTGACATACCGGTTGACGTAGATATTGTTTCCGCACATCGGACTCCTGAAAAATTATTCGATTTCAGCAAAAATGCCCATACCAAAGGCTACTCGGTCATTATCGCAGGAGCCGGTGGTGCAGCACATTTACCAGGAATGGTAGCCGCAATGTCTCCCCTGCCCGTTATTGGGGTGCCGGTAAAAAGCAGTAATTCCATTGATGGTTGGGATTCCATTCTTTCCATACTACAAATGCCGGGAGGAGTACCAGTTGCTACGGTAGCCCTTAACGGTGCTAAAAATGCAGGTATCCTTGCCGCACAGATTATTGGAAGTTCCGATAAATGTGTTTTGGACAAGATTATATTCTATAAAGAAGGCCTGAAGCAAAAAGTAATGGAAGGAGCTAAAGCCATAAATAACAAGAAACAGTAA